The genomic segment GTGCGCATCGCGGGCCGTGGACGCGCGCTGCCAGACGAGGTTGCGGTGATGTGGCAGCGGCGGCAGAGACGCGAGGTGCACGCCGTTCTCCTGGCCGCTGGGCGCTCGATGCGGTTCGGTTCGGCCAAGCTGGTGGCGCCCATCGACGGGATTGCCGTGATCGCGCACGCACTCGATGCGCTGCGGGCCTCCGCTGTCGCGTCGATCACCGTCGTGCTGGGGCCTGCCGCAGAGATGGTGCGAGCCGCGGCAGGCGAAGCGGAGCGCGATGCGCGGGTTCGATTCGTCGACAACCCTCGCTTCGAACAGGGTCTGTCGACCTCGATCGCAGCCGGGGTGGCGGCCGCTCCCGACGGAGACGGGCTGCTGCTCGCGCTCGGCGACATGCCGTTCATCACACCCGACACGATCGCACGGGTTCTCGAGACCTACGCCAGCACGCCCTTCGACATCGTGGCCCCCCGCCACAACGGGCGTCGTGGCCACCCCGTCGTGCTGTCCCGGCGCTTCGCGAATGGCCTCTCGCGCCTGGAGGGCGATTCCGGCGCCGCTCCCCTGCTGGCCGCGCATGCGGCCGATCTCTGCCTCATCGACGTCGAAGACCCCGGCGTGCACCGAGACATCGACGTCCCCTCTGCGCTCGAGGAGGTCGTGTGAGGAACGCGCTGCCCACGGTGATCGTCCGAGGCGCGGGGGATCTCGCGACCGGTGTGGCCTGGCGCCTGCACCGCTGCGGCTTCCCGCTCCTCGTGCTCGAGCTCGAGACCCCGCTCGCCATCCGCCGACGCGTGGCGTTCGCGCGCGCGGTGCTCGACGGGCGATGCGAGGTCGAGGGGGTCGAAGCCCGCAGGGTCGATCAGCCCGTTCTCGCGCGACTGGACTGGGTTCCTGTACTCGTCGACGCAGAGGGTCGGTCCATCGCGACGATGCGCCCACAGGTCGTAGTCGATGCCCGCATGACAAAATCAGCCAATGACACCCTGCCGGATCAGGCCCCCCTGGTGGTGGGGCTGGGGCCGGGGTTCGAGGTGGGACGGCACTGCCATCGCATCATCGAGACCCAGCGCGGGCACTTCCTGGGGCGCGTTCTCACGCACGGCACGGCGCACCCCGACACCGGCCGTCCAGGTGAGCTGGGCGGGCACGACATCGCGCGGGTTCTTCGCGCCCCGGCAGACGGCGTCTTCAATGCCACCATCGAACGGTGGGCGACGTCGAGGGCGAGGCCGTGTGCGCGCAGATCGGCGGAACGGTGAGGGGCCTCCTCACATCCGGGACAGCGGTGCGCCGAGGCCTGAAAGTAGGCGATGTCGACCCGCGGCCCGAAACCACCTTCGACCTCGATGTCATCTCAGACAAGTCGCGCGCCATCGGTGGCGGCGTGCTCGAGGCAATCATGGAATGGTGGCAGACCGTTGGCTGAGCGAACGACCATCACGAGCAAGGACGGCACGCGGCTGTCGCTTCACCGCTGGACCGCCGCGAATGCGCGCGCGACGCTCCTCGTCGTGCACGGCTACTGCGAGCACGGGGAGCGCTACTCCGAGCTGGCCGAAGCCCTCGGCGCCCGCGGCATCGAGACGTGGTCGCTCGACCTGCGCGGTCACGGTCGCTCAGAGGGCAGGCGTGGGCTCATCGTGCGGTTCGACGAGTACCTCGATGACGTCGATGCAGCAGTGGCCGCCATCAACGCGGAGCGCGACGGGCTTGCGCACTTCGTTCTGGGGCACAGCAACGGGGGGCTGACCGCCTTTTTCTGGGCGGTGCAACGAAGTTCGGCAGCCAGCATCCGTGGGCTCGTGCTCACCAATCCGTTCATGGGCATCGCCCTCGCGGTGCCCGCGTGGAAGGTTGCCCTGGCGCGCGCACTGGCACGCGTCAAGCCTTCGTTCTCCTTGCCGGCAGGCCTCGACCCGGCGATGCTGTCGCACAACGAAGCCAGCAACCACGCGTACAAGACCGACCCGCTCATCTTCAGGAACGCGACTGCAGGGTGGTTCGTGGAGGTGGTTCGCGT from the Pseudomonadota bacterium genome contains:
- a CDS encoding alpha/beta hydrolase, which translates into the protein MSTRGPKPPSTSMSSQTSRAPSVAACSRQSWNGGRPLAERTTITSKDGTRLSLHRWTAANARATLLVVHGYCEHGERYSELAEALGARGIETWSLDLRGHGRSEGRRGLIVRFDEYLDDVDAAVAAINAERDGLAHFVLGHSNGGLTAFFWAVQRSSAASIRGLVLTNPFMGIALAVPAWKVALARALARVKPSFSLPAGLDPAMLSHNEASNHAYKTDPLIFRNATAGWFVEVVRVQRALETCGPLGMPALFVIGEDDGVASPAASRAVYDRLHAPEKTWKGLPGQYHEVLNEPWRADTFALIGDFIEGHVGER